Sequence from the Curtobacterium sp. MCLR17_007 genome:
GTGTCACGCACCTCCGGGTTCTGGAACCGCTCGATGAGCGTCGCCTTGTAGTCGTCGAGGTCGATGCCGGGGACGGGCTTGAGCGTCGGCGTGCCCTCCTCGTCCATGTAGCGCCGCAGGAAGGTCGCGATGGCGGGGTCCTGGGTCGCCTCGTGGGCGTACCGGTACCCGGCCAGGTACCCGAAGTAGCACAGCCCCTGGTGGCTTGCGTTGAGCAGCCGAAGCTTCATGAGCTCGTAGGGCTCGACGTCGTCGACGAGCTGCACGTCGGCGTCCTCGTACGGCGGACGTCCCGCCGGGTGGTCGTCCTCGAGCACCCACTGGAAGAACGGCTCGGCGACGACGGGCCACGCGTCCTCGATGCCGAGGTCGTCGCGCACCGACGCGCGGTCCTCGTCGGTCGTGACCGGCGTGATCCGGTCGACCATCGAGTTCGGGAAGTGCACGTGCTCGTCCATCCAGTCGGCGAAGAACGGGTCCTGCAGGCGGGCGTAGGCGGTGAACATCTCGCGTGCGACGTGGCCGTTGCCCTGGATGTTGTCGCACGACATCACCGTGAAGGGCTCGAGCCCGCGGTCGCGCCGTCGACGCAGCGCCTCGACGACCAGGCCGAAGACCGTGTGCGGCGGCTGGTCCCCGGACAGGTCCGCGACGACACCGGGCTCGTCCGCCACGAACTCCCCCGTCACGTGGTCGAAGTTGTAGCCGCCCTCGGTGATGGTCAGGCTGACGATCCGGGTGTCGGTCGAGGCCATCTTCTCGATGACCGCATCGGGGTCGTCGACCGCCAGCAGGTAGTCGACGATGCTGCCGACGACCCGGGCCTCGCGAGTGCCGTCCGCGTGCTTGAGGACGAGCGTGTACAGGCCGCCCTGGGTCGCCATCGCCTCGGCCATGCGGCGGTCCTGCTCCAGGACCCCGACGCCGCAGATGCCGAAGTCACGAGCCTCGCCCTGCTGCAGCAGACGGTCGATGACCATGGCCTGGTGCGCGCGGTGGAAGCCGCCGACGCCGAAGTGGACGATCCCGGCGGTGATCCCGGCCCGGTCGTACGTCGGGACCGCGACACCGCTCGCGGCGATCTCGTCGAGGGTGTCCGGAGACAGGCGAACGGACATCGGTACTCCTTCGTACGGTGGTGATGGCCCGGCAAGTCAATCACGGAACAGATGTTCTGCACCGTCGTTCACCTGCGATCACCGTCGGGGGACAAGCCTGAGCATCCACTCGTGCTCGTTGCACCGAGTGCATCGATGCACTTAGTGTTCACGTCGTGACCCTGTCGATCGACCGCCGTGCCGCCCTCAAGGCGAAGCACCGTGCTGCGATCCTGCAGGCCGCGCGGGAACTGGTCGACGAGCGCGGTGGCCGGGGTTTCAGCGTCGACGAGCTCGCGGAGCGGGCCGACGTCGCCCGTCGCACGGTGTTCAACCACTTCTCCTCGCTCGACGAGATCCTGCTGACCGTCTGCGAAGAAGTCCTCAGTGTGATCATCGACCGGTTCCTCGCCGACATGGCGAACACACCCGTCGGTGACGGAACCCGGTCGGCGATGTTCGACGAGCTCGAGTCGGCCGCCCGCGGAGCCGACCTCGCACCCGCGATCGTCCGGATGCAGACGATCCTCGGCGAGCCCGACGAGGAGACGGACGCCAAGGCCGCCGTGCTGACGCAGACGGCGTTCACCCGGGTCACCGGCCGGCTCCGCGACGAGGTCGCCCGCCGGCACCCCGCCGCCGACGCCCTCGATGCCGCGCTGCTCGTCGAGTCGCTCATGAGCGGCATCGTCGTCATCGCGGAACACTGGCTCACGACGACGGGCCCGCGCCTCGACCAAGCTGCCCTCGACGACTGGGACGCCTTGCTCGCGCGACTCGTGCACAGCGTCCGCAGCGGCTACATGGCCGACCACTAGACACACCACCAGGGGTCCGCCGGCGTGCCCCGCACCCACAGCACCACCCTCTACGAAAGGAACGGGGCACCGCATGGCCGGTCTGCTCTACCGCCTCGGACGATTCTCCGCACGGCGGCACTGGCTCGTGATCATCACGTGGATCGTGTTGATGGGCATCGCGGGCGGCACGTACGCCCTGTTCGCCGGGACCATCTCCTCGTCGATCACCATCCCGGGCACCAAGACCAGCCAGGTCCAGGACGAGCTCGCGGACAAGTTCCCGAGCGCGAACGGCGGCACCGGCACGCTCGTGTTCACCACGAAGGACGGCAAGGCGTTCTCGGACGCGCAGAAGACCGGCGTCGCGGACTTCCTCGAGGACGTCGAACAGCTCAAGGGCGTCAAGGGCGCCACGAGCGGGTTCGACACCCAGAAGCAGCTCGACGACCAGCGCCAGAAGCTCGTCGACGGCAAGCAGCAGATCACCGACGGCCGTTCCCAGCTGTCGCAGCAGCAGTCCACCATCGACTCCGGTCTCCAGCAGATCACGCAGGCACAGCAGCAGCTGGACGCGCAGAAGCAGCAGACGTCTGCGCTGACCGGCGCCGCGGCCGAGGCGGCCCAGCAGCAGCTCACGGCTGCGCAGTCCGAGCTCGACGCGAAGAAGGCGCAACTGACCGAGGGGCAGGCGAAGCTCGACGCGGCGAAGGACAAGCTCGACGCCAACGCGACCGAGCTCACGCAGGGCACGAAGCTGCTGGACCTGTCGAAGGACATCCGCTTCGTGTCGAAGAACGACAGCACGGTGATCGGGACGGTCCAGTTCACGAAGTCGACCTACGAGGTGCCGGCGTCCACGAAGACCGCGATCTCGGACAAGGCGGACGACGCGAAGATCGACGGCGTCGAGGTGTACGTGTCGAACGACATCGCCCAGGGCGTGCCGTCGATCCTCGGACCCGGCGAGATCGGCGGCGTGATCATCGCGGCGATCGTGCTGTTCCTGATGCTCCGCACGGTGATCGGCGCCGCGGTCCCGCTCGTGTCGGCTGTGCTCGGCGTCGGCGTCGCGTCACTCGCCGCGCTCTCCTTCTCGAGCCTGGTCGAGTTCATCTCGGTCACGCCGGTGCTGGGGGTGATGCTGGGCCTGGCGGTCGGCATCGACTACTCGCTCTTCATCCTGAACCGCCACCGCACCCAGCTCAAGCAGGGCATGCCGGTGCACGAGTCCATCGGCCTGGCGAACGGCACCTCGGGCAACGCCGTGGTGTTCGCGGGCGCCACGGTCATCGTCGCGCTGCTCGCGCTCAACATCACCGGCATCCCGTTCCTCGGCCTCATGGGCACGGTCGGCGCGGTCGCGGTGTTCTTCGCGATCTGCATCGCCACGTCGTTCACCCCGGCGCTGCTGTCGCTCATCGGCATGCGGATCCTGCGGCGCAAGGAGCGGGAGCGCATCGGCAACACGGGCTCGACCCGCGTGCCGAACAAGCCGATGTCGACCTGGCGCGCGGTCATCACGCTCGTCGCGGGCGTCGCGGTGCTCGGCACGATCGCCCTCCCGGCAACGCAGATGCGCCTCGGCCTGCCGAGCGGCTCGTCCGAAGCCGTCGACTCCAGCCAGTACAAGGCGTACAAGGCGCTCGACAAGGAGTTCGGCGCCGGCCAGAACGGTCCGCTGCTGGTCGTGGCGACCCTGCCGAAGGCGGTCAGCGCGGACGACGTCACCGCGACCGAGGTCACCATCGGGCAGGCGATCGCGAAGAACGACGACGTCGATGCGGTGCTGCCGATCGGCGCCTCGAAGTCACGCGAGGTCATCGCCTTCCAGGTGAAGCCGAACGGCGGCCCGGACAGCGTCTCGACCGAGAACCTGGTCAAGGACCTGCGCACGCAGGACGTGAGCGTGGACGACGGCACGGTCTCGCTCGGGGTCGCGGGCAACGCGTCGGCGAACATCGACGTGTCCGAGAAGCTGTCGAACGTGCTGCCGCTCTACCTGGCGGTCGTGGTCGGGCTGTCCCTGATCATCCTCATCATCGTGTTCCGGTCGTTCCTCGTGCCGATCACGGCCACGGCGGGCTTCATCCTGTCGGTGCTGGCGTCGTTCGGTGGCCTGACCGCGATCTACCAGTTCGGCTGGCTCGGCAGCGTGTTCGGGGTGCACGACCCCGCGCCGATCCTGAGCTTCCTGCCCATCATCGAGATCGGCATCCTGTTCGGGCTCGCGATGGACTACCAGCTGTTCCTGGTGTCGGGCATGCGTGAGGCCTACGCCCACGGCGCGAACGCGAAGGTGGCCGTCCAGCGCGGTCTGCACGCGGGTCGCGCGGTGGTCACGGCAGCGGCGATCATCATGATCTCGGTGTTCGCGGGCTTCATCTTCTCGGACTCCTCCACGATCAAGCCGATCGGCTTCGGCCTGGCGTTCGGTGTGCTCGTCGACGCGTTCGTCGTGCGCATGCTGCTCATCCCGGCGGCGATGCACCTGCTCGGCGAGAGCGCCTGGTGGTTCCCGAAGTGGCTCGACCGCATCGTGCCGGACGTCGACGTCGAGGGCGCCAAGCTCGAGCGCTCCCACCCCGGAGACCGCCACGAGATGCCGCGCGAGTCGACGCACACGGGGACGCACGTCCTGCCGGTCGCGCCGGACGCCGCGACGCACGACTCGGGGCACCCGCCAGCGCACCGCGCGTAGCGGAGCGCACCGCGCCCCTCGCACCACCCTGGAGGCCCGGTGCCGGTCCACGAGACCGGCACCGGGCCTCCTGGCCGTGTCCGACGCGCCAGTCGTTCGCGCACGAACGGTACGCTGGCAGCATGGCCCGCACCGACCTCGACCCGCTCGCCCTCGACCGACAGCTCTGCTTCGCGCTTGCGGCGACCAGCCGCAGCGTCATCGGGCTGTACCGCGACCTGCTCGAGCCGATGGGCCTGACGCACCCGCAGTACCTCGTGATGCTCGCACTCTGGGAGCACGACCCGCGCTCGGTCCGCGAGATCGCCAGCGAGCTGCGGCTGGACTCGGCGACGCTCAGCCCGCTGCTCAAGCGACTGGAAGCCTCCGGGTACGTGCGGCGGACGCGCAGCACCGCCGACGAACGGCAGCTCGAGGTGACGCTCACGACGGCAGGACGTGCCCTCCGGGACCGCGCCCGCACGGTGCCGGTGACGATCGCCGAGCGCCTCGGGTGGCCGCTGTCGCGCCTCGAGGCCCTGAAGGACGAGCTCACCGCGCTGCTGGAACTCGTCGACACGGTGTGACTCGTTCGTGCGACAATGGTGAGTGCACGAACGAAAAGGAGAACCGTGGGACGCTTCAGCCGGTGGTACGAGCGGTGGAACACGACGCTGATCGAGAAGATGGGGCCGTCGCAGATCGGTGCCGGGCACGCCGAGGGCCTCGACGACCGCACGGTCGACCGCGGCTGCCCGATCTGCCACCGGCCGCTGTCGCTGCACCAGGTGATCCGACCCGAGGGACAGGTGCGCTCCTCGACGCTGGTCTGCCCGCGCGACTGACCGGTCTCCGCACACACGGAATTGCACGCCGCAACAGTGCGTTGGCCCTGAGGTGAAGCTCTTCGAACCCACCTCCCTCGGCGCCCTGCAGCTGTCGAACCGCATCGTCATGGCCCCGCTCACCCGCACCCGCGCCGGCGAGCACGGCATCCCGAACGACCTGCTCGTCGAGCACTACCGCCAGCGCGCGGGGCTCGGCATGATCATCACCGAGGGCACCTGGCCCGTCCAGGAAGGCCGCTCCTACCCCGGTCAGCCCGGCATCGAGACGGACGAGCAGATCGCCGGCTGGCGCCGCGTCGCCGACGCCGTGCACGCCGAGGGCGGCACCATCGTCATGCAGCTCATGCACGGTGGCCGCGTCTCGCACACGTCGATCTCCGCCACCCCGCGCATCGTCGGCCCGAGCGCCGTCGCCGCACCGGGACAGACCCACCTGGCCGACGGCTCGAAGGCGGACATGCCGGTCCCCCACGAGCTGACCACGGACGAGGTCGCCGAGGTCGTCCAGCAGTTCGCGCAGTCCGCACGCAACGCGATCGCCGCCGGGCTCGACGGGGTCGAGGTCCACGGTGCCAACGGGTACCTGGTACACGAGTTCATGTCCCCGGTGTCGAACACCCGCACCGACCAGTACGGCGGCTCCCCCGAGGCCCGCGCGCGCTTCGCCATCGAGGTCACGACCGCGGTCGCCGAGGCCGTCGGCGCGGACCGCACCGGCATCCGCCTGTCGCCGGAGCACGGCATCCAGGGCGTCATCGAGGACGACGCCGCAGACGTCCGCGCCACCTACACGGCCGTCGCCGAGGGTCTGGCCCCGCTGGGCCTGGCGTTCATCGACGTCCTGCACGCCGAGCCGACCGGTGACCTCGTGCAGCACATCCGTCGCACCGCGGGCGCCCCGTTCGTCGTCAACTCGGGCTTCTCGTCGCTGACCACCCGCGACGAGGCCATCGCCCTGGTCGACGCCGACCAGGCGGACGCCGTGGCCGTCGGCCGGATGGCGATCGCCAACCCGGACCTCGCACACCGCTGGGAGCGCGACACGGAGCTCAACGAGCCCCGGCCGGAGCTGTTCTACGGGGCGAGCGCCGAGGGCTACACGGACTACCCGACGCTGGCCGAGGTGCGCGCGACGGCCTAGGACCACCGCCCACACGAGCGGGAGGCGCGGTGCCGGCTGGCACCGCGCCTCCTGTCTGTCCGACCCCGGGAACGCGAAAGGCCCCGATGCGGTGTGCATCGGGGCCTTCAGCGGTTCGGTGTCAGTCCGTCGTCCTGAACCGACGGAACTGTGCGCTCGAAGGGACTCGAACCCCCAACCTTCTGATCCGTAGTCAGATGCTCTATCCATTGAGCTACGAGCGCATGGCTGCCGAAGCGGCCGTGGAAGACTCTACAACAGGTGCAGCACGGAGCGCCAATCGAGCCGGGGTCGACGCCGCAGTCGGCGTGTCGCCCGGCTCGACGGGCGGTCAGACGGTGGCGAGCTCCTCGCCGAACACCTCGGCGAGGAACACCTCGAGCGCCTGCCACGAGCGGCGGTCGGCCCGGGCCTGGTACTGCGCGCCGTGGTCGGGTGCGTCCGTCTCCGGCACCGCGAAGGCGTGCATCGCCCCGGCGTACGTCACGACCTGCCAGTCGAGGTCGGGGACGGCGCGCATCTCGTCCTCCCACGCCTGGACCGCGTCATCGGGCACGACCGGGTCGACGGCACCGGTCATCACGAGCAGCTTCGCCCGGATCGCCGACGCGTCGGACGGGTCGTGGGCGATCAGCCCGCCGTGGAAGGACACCGCCCCGGCGAGGTCGGCACCGGTCCGGGCGAGTTCGAGCGCCGCGGAGCCGCCGAAGCAGTAGCCCATCACCACGATCCGGGAGTGGTCGACGTCGGGGTCGGCGCGGAGCCGGTCGAGGCCCGCCTGCACCCGGGCACGCATGAGCGGCAGGTCCTGGTAGTACGAGCCGGCGACCTGGCCGGCGGTGTCGTCGCCAGGTCGGACGCCCTCGCCGTACACGTCGGCGCCGAACGCCACGTACCCCAGGCGCGCGAGCATCGTCACGCGGGCCTCGACGTGCTCGTTCACGCCGTGCCAGTCGTGGATGACGAGCACGCCGGGCCGCGGACCCGACACGGCGGCGTCCTTGGCGAGGACCCCGAGGAGCGCGGTCCCGTCGTGGTCGTAGCGGACGGGCTCGACACGGATGTCGGCTCCGGCGGGTTCGGGGACGGTCTGCAGGACGTCGTCGATCGTGGTCATGTTCCGGACGCTACGCCCGCCGCCCCGGCCGTTGCCGGGGACGACGGGCCGGTGGCTCCGCAGGCACTCAGCAGTCGATGTTGTCCCAGCCGTCGGGCCCCTCGGACCCGGCGGCGTAGTCGTCCAGGTCGACCTTGCCGGCCTTCCACGCGGTCAGGAACGGCTCGACGACCTTCCAGCCCTGCACGGCGCTGTCCCCGCGGACCGAGAGCGTGGCGTCGCCTTCGAGCACGCCGGCCAGGACCTCGCCGTACGCGCTGAGCCGGCCGGGGTTGAACGTGGTCTCGAGCACGGTGTGGTCGATCGTGTAGGGGTCGCCCGGGCCGTTGACGTTGAGCTCGAGGTCCATCTTGTCCGGCGCGATCCAGATCCGGAGCCGGTCGGGACGCTGCACGCCGGTGAGCCCGTCGGGCACGTGCGGCGAGTCCTTGAACGTGATGACGATCTCGCGCCGCTGGGCACCGAGGGCCTTGCCGGACCGCAGCGTGAACGGCACGCCCGCCCAGCGCCAGTTCGCGATCTCGAGCTGGATCTGCGCCAGGGTCTCGGTGCCGATCGACGGGTCGACCCCGTCCTCGTCGACGTAGGAGGGCATCGAGCGGTCACCGACCGTGCCGGCGGTGTAGCGCGCACGCTTGCCGGCGGTGAGCGGGTCGCCGCCCCACGGCCGCACGGCGCGGAGCACGAGTTCCTTCTGGGTGCGCAGGTCGTCGGCGTCGATCGACGCGGGAGCTTCCATGGCGACGACGGCCATCACCTGCAGCAGGTGGCTCTGGATCATGTCGACCAAGGCGCCGGCCTTGTCGTAGTAGCGCGCACGGCCCTCGAGCCCGAGGGTCTCGTCGTAGACGATGTCGACGCGCTCGACGTGCGCCGACGACAGCAACGGCTCGATGATGCGGTTCGCGAAGCGCAGTCCGAGCAGGTTGAGGACGGTGGCGCGGCCCAGGAAGTGGTCGACGCGGTGGATGCGCTCCTCAGGCAGGAACGACAGGAGCAGGGCGTTGAGGTGCTCGGCGCTGGCGACGTCGGTGCCGAAGGGCTTCTCGAGCGCCAGGCGGGTGCCGGTCGGCAGGTCGAGGTCCTTGAGGACGGCGCAGCTCTTCTCGGTGACGGCTGGCGGCAGCGCGAAGTACACGGCGGGGTCGTGGTGGCAGTCGGCCAGCAGTGCCCGGAGGTCGTCGGCGCTCGTGACGTCGGCCTTGCGGTACGACGAGGCGTCGATGACGTCCTGCAGGCGCTTCGGCAGCGGCTTCGACCCGGAGGCACCCTCGTCCTCTTCGTTCTTGGAGGCCTGTGCGTTCTCGAACGAGTCGTGAACCAGTTGCTTCCAGTCGGCGTCCGAGATGTCCTCGACGCCGGCGCCGACGAGCTGGATGTCCCAGTCCTCCTTCACCTCCAGCAGGGTCGCGAGGCCCGGCAGCAGCAGGCGCTTGGAGAGGTCGCCACTGGCGCCGAGGATGAGGAGGGTGGTCTGGAGGCTCGCCATGCCCCTGACCGTACCCACCGGTTCCGGTGCACGGACG
This genomic interval carries:
- a CDS encoding mannitol dehydrogenase family protein codes for the protein MSVRLSPDTLDEIAASGVAVPTYDRAGITAGIVHFGVGGFHRAHQAMVIDRLLQQGEARDFGICGVGVLEQDRRMAEAMATQGGLYTLVLKHADGTREARVVGSIVDYLLAVDDPDAVIEKMASTDTRIVSLTITEGGYNFDHVTGEFVADEPGVVADLSGDQPPHTVFGLVVEALRRRRDRGLEPFTVMSCDNIQGNGHVAREMFTAYARLQDPFFADWMDEHVHFPNSMVDRITPVTTDEDRASVRDDLGIEDAWPVVAEPFFQWVLEDDHPAGRPPYEDADVQLVDDVEPYELMKLRLLNASHQGLCYFGYLAGYRYAHEATQDPAIATFLRRYMDEEGTPTLKPVPGIDLDDYKATLIERFQNPEVRDTLARLCAESSDRIPKWLLPVVRDNLASGGPVTLSAGIVASWARYAEGTDESGEPITIVDRLADSLNRIALTQREDRLAFIENRAVFGDLADDERFVTAYRDALDGLIDDGAHATVERLSRS
- a CDS encoding TetR/AcrR family transcriptional regulator; amino-acid sequence: MTLSIDRRAALKAKHRAAILQAARELVDERGGRGFSVDELAERADVARRTVFNHFSSLDEILLTVCEEVLSVIIDRFLADMANTPVGDGTRSAMFDELESAARGADLAPAIVRMQTILGEPDEETDAKAAVLTQTAFTRVTGRLRDEVARRHPAADALDAALLVESLMSGIVVIAEHWLTTTGPRLDQAALDDWDALLARLVHSVRSGYMADH
- a CDS encoding MMPL family transporter, with product MAGLLYRLGRFSARRHWLVIITWIVLMGIAGGTYALFAGTISSSITIPGTKTSQVQDELADKFPSANGGTGTLVFTTKDGKAFSDAQKTGVADFLEDVEQLKGVKGATSGFDTQKQLDDQRQKLVDGKQQITDGRSQLSQQQSTIDSGLQQITQAQQQLDAQKQQTSALTGAAAEAAQQQLTAAQSELDAKKAQLTEGQAKLDAAKDKLDANATELTQGTKLLDLSKDIRFVSKNDSTVIGTVQFTKSTYEVPASTKTAISDKADDAKIDGVEVYVSNDIAQGVPSILGPGEIGGVIIAAIVLFLMLRTVIGAAVPLVSAVLGVGVASLAALSFSSLVEFISVTPVLGVMLGLAVGIDYSLFILNRHRTQLKQGMPVHESIGLANGTSGNAVVFAGATVIVALLALNITGIPFLGLMGTVGAVAVFFAICIATSFTPALLSLIGMRILRRKERERIGNTGSTRVPNKPMSTWRAVITLVAGVAVLGTIALPATQMRLGLPSGSSEAVDSSQYKAYKALDKEFGAGQNGPLLVVATLPKAVSADDVTATEVTIGQAIAKNDDVDAVLPIGASKSREVIAFQVKPNGGPDSVSTENLVKDLRTQDVSVDDGTVSLGVAGNASANIDVSEKLSNVLPLYLAVVVGLSLIILIIVFRSFLVPITATAGFILSVLASFGGLTAIYQFGWLGSVFGVHDPAPILSFLPIIEIGILFGLAMDYQLFLVSGMREAYAHGANAKVAVQRGLHAGRAVVTAAAIIMISVFAGFIFSDSSTIKPIGFGLAFGVLVDAFVVRMLLIPAAMHLLGESAWWFPKWLDRIVPDVDVEGAKLERSHPGDRHEMPRESTHTGTHVLPVAPDAATHDSGHPPAHRA
- a CDS encoding MarR family transcriptional regulator, whose protein sequence is MARTDLDPLALDRQLCFALAATSRSVIGLYRDLLEPMGLTHPQYLVMLALWEHDPRSVREIASELRLDSATLSPLLKRLEASGYVRRTRSTADERQLEVTLTTAGRALRDRARTVPVTIAERLGWPLSRLEALKDELTALLELVDTV
- a CDS encoding alkene reductase, with translation MKLFEPTSLGALQLSNRIVMAPLTRTRAGEHGIPNDLLVEHYRQRAGLGMIITEGTWPVQEGRSYPGQPGIETDEQIAGWRRVADAVHAEGGTIVMQLMHGGRVSHTSISATPRIVGPSAVAAPGQTHLADGSKADMPVPHELTTDEVAEVVQQFAQSARNAIAAGLDGVEVHGANGYLVHEFMSPVSNTRTDQYGGSPEARARFAIEVTTAVAEAVGADRTGIRLSPEHGIQGVIEDDAADVRATYTAVAEGLAPLGLAFIDVLHAEPTGDLVQHIRRTAGAPFVVNSGFSSLTTRDEAIALVDADQADAVAVGRMAIANPDLAHRWERDTELNEPRPELFYGASAEGYTDYPTLAEVRATA
- a CDS encoding dienelactone hydrolase family protein — translated: MTTIDDVLQTVPEPAGADIRVEPVRYDHDGTALLGVLAKDAAVSGPRPGVLVIHDWHGVNEHVEARVTMLARLGYVAFGADVYGEGVRPGDDTAGQVAGSYYQDLPLMRARVQAGLDRLRADPDVDHSRIVVMGYCFGGSAALELARTGADLAGAVSFHGGLIAHDPSDASAIRAKLLVMTGAVDPVVPDDAVQAWEDEMRAVPDLDWQVVTYAGAMHAFAVPETDAPDHGAQYQARADRRSWQALEVFLAEVFGEELATV
- a CDS encoding glucose-6-phosphate dehydrogenase, whose product is MASLQTTLLILGASGDLSKRLLLPGLATLLEVKEDWDIQLVGAGVEDISDADWKQLVHDSFENAQASKNEEDEGASGSKPLPKRLQDVIDASSYRKADVTSADDLRALLADCHHDPAVYFALPPAVTEKSCAVLKDLDLPTGTRLALEKPFGTDVASAEHLNALLLSFLPEERIHRVDHFLGRATVLNLLGLRFANRIIEPLLSSAHVERVDIVYDETLGLEGRARYYDKAGALVDMIQSHLLQVMAVVAMEAPASIDADDLRTQKELVLRAVRPWGGDPLTAGKRARYTAGTVGDRSMPSYVDEDGVDPSIGTETLAQIQLEIANWRWAGVPFTLRSGKALGAQRREIVITFKDSPHVPDGLTGVQRPDRLRIWIAPDKMDLELNVNGPGDPYTIDHTVLETTFNPGRLSAYGEVLAGVLEGDATLSVRGDSAVQGWKVVEPFLTAWKAGKVDLDDYAAGSEGPDGWDNIDC